The Nitrosomonas sp. genomic sequence GCGATTAGTGTAGGTAGTCAGAGCACGCTCAATTGCGGCCAGAAAAGATTGAGGGGTCATGACATCAAAAACAAACCCGCTGGCGGTCTCGTTGGCAATAGTTTTGGTCGTCGTATCTACGACAGTATCCTGTAGCCCTCCTGTTGCATGGACCAGCGGCAATGTGCCGTAGCGTTGGCTGTACATCTGGTTCAAGCCGCAAGGTTCAAAACGGGACGGCATCAGAAAGCAGTCAGCACCCGCTTCGATCTGGTGTGACAGCGGCTCATGGTAGCCAATACGGACTGCAATATTGTTTGAAAATGCCTGCTGTAGGGCGATCAACTGATTTTCCAGTGCAGTATCTCCACTGCCAAGCACAACCAGCTGCGCAGACCATTTCTCCAGCATGGGAGCAATCTGCAACAATAGATCGTAGCCTTTCTGGTGACTGATACGGCTGATGGCAGCAAACAGGGGAATGGAAATATTGGCTTCCAGTCCGAGCGATTGCTGCAAGGCGAGCTTATTGGCAGATTTGGCGGCCAGTGTTCTGATCGAATAATTTTTGCAGATATAGGGGTCCGTCTGTGGATTCCATACGGCTGTGTCAATCCCATTGAGGATACCGGACAGATTATTTCGGCGTTCAGACAATAATCCCTGCATACCAAAACCCAGGGTTGCATGCTGTATCTCCTCGGCGTAGCTGGGGCTGACAGTAGTAATGTGATCAGCATAAAAGATACCTGCCTTGAGGAATGACATATTTCCGTAATACTCAAGCCCGTGCATGCTCAGGCTTTCTGGTGGCAATCCAAGCCTGTTGACCTCTACGGGTGGGAAGCAACCCTGAAAGGCCAGATTGTGTAGCGTCATGAGACTGGCGGCTTTTTTTCCATCATGAAAATGTAGATAAGCTGGTGTCAGTCCACTCTGCCAGTCATTACAGTGGACAAGCTCAGGTATCCAGGTCAATGGACTGGCGTCACTTGCCAGCAGGGCGCCGATTTTTGATAGCAGACCAAAGCGAAGGGCATTATCCGGCCAGTCTTCTCCGGTAGAGTCGCTGTAAGGGCCGCCTGCCCGTTGATATAATTCCGGG encodes the following:
- the glgA gene encoding glycogen synthase GlgA: MNASSRPKLRVLFITSEIFPLCKTGGLGDVSAALPAALHDLNIDVRILLPGYPSVLSGLETKRKLAEFNLPPHFPATTLIASRLQVNANAHIPVYLIDCPELYQRAGGPYSDSTGEDWPDNALRFGLLSKIGALLASDASPLTWIPELVHCNDWQSGLTPAYLHFHDGKKAASLMTLHNLAFQGCFPPVEVNRLGLPPESLSMHGLEYYGNMSFLKAGIFYADHITTVSPSYAEEIQHATLGFGMQGLLSERRNNLSGILNGIDTAVWNPQTDPYICKNYSIRTLAAKSANKLALQQSLGLEANISIPLFAAISRISHQKGYDLLLQIAPMLEKWSAQLVVLGSGDTALENQLIALQQAFSNNIAVRIGYHEPLSHQIEAGADCFLMPSRFEPCGLNQMYSQRYGTLPLVHATGGLQDTVVDTTTKTIANETASGFVFDVMTPQSFLAAIERALTTYTNRRLWRSLQRNAMHQDFSWKKSALAYRLIYQKITSN